The following proteins are encoded in a genomic region of Thermococcus pacificus:
- a CDS encoding KH domain-containing protein: MDEFERLLKKYERVDKDGGPIREEPEVEIDYAAEGEQEEFLRIPKERVAVVIGKKGQTKREIERRTKTKIEIDSETGEVFITSTEKTDDPLAVWKARDVVMAIGRGFSPERAFRLFNEGETLEVVNLTDIIIGNDKNALPRVRGRIIGRKGRTREIIEEMSGADVSVYGKTVAIIGNPLQVEVAKTAIEKLAKGSPHGVVYKYLERRKKDLELESSNYYEALEGGAGEAGDYPEFSEDDEYWED; encoded by the coding sequence ATGGATGAGTTTGAGAGACTGCTGAAAAAGTACGAGCGCGTTGACAAGGACGGGGGGCCCATAAGGGAAGAGCCCGAAGTGGAGATAGACTACGCCGCTGAGGGTGAGCAGGAGGAGTTCCTCAGGATACCGAAGGAGCGCGTCGCGGTGGTCATCGGGAAGAAGGGCCAGACGAAGAGGGAGATAGAGAGGCGCACGAAGACCAAGATAGAGATAGACAGCGAGACGGGAGAGGTCTTCATAACCTCAACGGAGAAAACCGACGATCCTTTAGCGGTATGGAAGGCGCGCGATGTTGTTATGGCCATAGGGAGAGGGTTCTCCCCTGAAAGGGCCTTCAGGCTCTTCAATGAGGGTGAAACCCTCGAGGTGGTCAACCTCACGGATATAATCATCGGCAACGACAAGAACGCCCTCCCAAGGGTGAGGGGTAGGATAATCGGCAGGAAGGGCAGGACGAGGGAGATCATAGAGGAGATGAGCGGTGCGGACGTTAGCGTTTACGGAAAGACCGTCGCAATAATCGGCAACCCCCTCCAGGTTGAGGTGGCAAAGACTGCCATAGAGAAGCTCGCCAAAGGCTCCCCGCACGGCGTCGTTTACAAATACCTCGAGAGGCGCAAGAAGGACCTCGAACTCGAAAGCTCGAACTACTACGAGGCCCTGGAGGGAGGGGCCGGCGAAGCGGGGGACTACCCCGAGTTTTCTGAAGACGACGAGTATTGGGAGGACTGA
- the top6B gene encoding DNA topoisomerase VI subunit B codes for MSEANQLFKEFKIQSVSEFFRRNAAMLGYTGKVRSLTTLVHEAVTNSLDACEEAGIPPYVRVEIEELGSEHYKVVVEDNGPGIPEKYITHVFGKMLAGTKAHRNIQSRGQQGIGISGAVMFAQITSGKATRVITSTGDDEIIEAWVKIDVDRNEGKIVKKEKHPNPTGWRGTRIELEVKNVRYIRSRQGVYWYLKLTAIANPHAHIELIEPDGKLIVFPRSSEEVPKPPVEMKPHPRGVLTDDVYRMAKKTRRNTVRRFLVGEFSRISDKKVDELIEYIAALRLIKTVEDKNLQEQYYQKLMEGDVKSVLRAFRGYTKVVKQVAKLMEKPPEKLTWQEAEEIVEAFKYMKFLAPPTHGLRPIGEENIEKGLKGILKPEFVTAVTRPPKVYSGGIPFQVEVGIAYGGEIPAGFDVFRYANRVPLLFDAGSCVTTIAARSIDWKRYKVDDPDRTPLVVMINVISVHVPYTGTGKQSIANDEDIYNEIRLALMDAARRLQTYLSGKHRKLHQVKRRKTFEKYVPEIARALSVLTGEPEEAIREYFVRFIENHFASREAPEEVSENA; via the coding sequence ATGAGCGAGGCGAATCAGCTGTTTAAGGAGTTTAAGATACAGAGCGTCAGCGAGTTCTTCAGGCGAAACGCGGCAATGCTCGGCTACACGGGCAAAGTCCGCTCGCTTACAACGCTGGTTCACGAGGCGGTGACCAACTCACTTGACGCGTGTGAAGAGGCTGGAATACCCCCATACGTCAGGGTGGAGATAGAGGAACTTGGAAGCGAACACTACAAGGTCGTCGTCGAGGACAACGGCCCGGGAATCCCGGAGAAGTACATAACCCACGTTTTCGGAAAGATGCTCGCCGGAACCAAGGCCCACAGGAACATTCAGAGCAGGGGCCAGCAGGGTATCGGTATAAGCGGCGCCGTAATGTTCGCCCAGATAACGAGCGGAAAGGCAACGCGCGTCATAACGTCAACCGGCGACGATGAGATCATCGAGGCGTGGGTTAAAATCGACGTGGACAGGAACGAGGGTAAGATAGTCAAGAAGGAAAAACACCCAAACCCGACCGGCTGGCGCGGGACGAGGATAGAGCTTGAGGTGAAGAACGTCCGCTACATCCGCTCGAGGCAGGGTGTTTACTGGTACCTCAAGCTAACGGCGATAGCCAACCCCCACGCCCACATCGAGCTCATTGAACCGGACGGGAAGCTCATAGTCTTCCCGCGCTCGAGTGAAGAAGTCCCCAAGCCGCCCGTTGAGATGAAGCCCCATCCCAGGGGCGTCCTCACCGATGACGTTTACAGGATGGCCAAGAAGACGAGGAGAAACACCGTAAGGCGCTTCCTTGTAGGGGAGTTCTCAAGGATAAGCGACAAGAAGGTCGATGAGCTTATTGAGTACATAGCCGCTCTCAGGCTCATAAAGACTGTCGAAGACAAGAACCTCCAGGAGCAGTACTATCAGAAACTCATGGAAGGCGACGTTAAATCCGTTTTGAGGGCATTTAGGGGCTACACAAAGGTCGTCAAGCAGGTGGCAAAGCTCATGGAGAAGCCACCCGAGAAACTCACCTGGCAGGAGGCTGAGGAGATAGTCGAGGCCTTCAAGTACATGAAGTTCCTCGCCCCCCCGACCCATGGTTTAAGACCTATAGGCGAGGAGAACATCGAGAAGGGCCTGAAAGGGATCCTCAAGCCGGAGTTCGTCACCGCGGTGACGAGGCCGCCCAAGGTTTACTCCGGAGGAATCCCCTTCCAGGTGGAGGTAGGCATAGCATACGGTGGTGAGATTCCGGCTGGCTTCGACGTCTTCAGGTACGCCAACCGCGTCCCGCTCCTCTTCGATGCCGGTTCGTGTGTGACCACAATAGCCGCCCGCTCCATAGACTGGAAGCGTTACAAGGTGGATGACCCGGACAGGACGCCCCTCGTTGTCATGATAAACGTCATCAGCGTCCACGTCCCCTACACCGGAACCGGAAAGCAGAGCATAGCCAACGACGAGGACATTTACAACGAGATCCGCCTTGCCTTAATGGACGCCGCCAGAAGGCTCCAGACATACCTGAGCGGCAAGCACAGGAAGCTCCACCAGGTAAAGAGACGGAAGACCTTCGAGAAATACGTCCCCGAGATAGCGAGGGCGCTGAGCGTATTAACCGGCGAGCCCGAGGAGGCCATTAGGGAGTACTTCGTCAGGTTTATTGAGAACCATTTTGCATCCAGAGAGGCCCCAGAGGAGGTGAGCGAGAATGCCTAA
- a CDS encoding DNA topoisomerase IV subunit A: MPKRKAIHREKPKEKFSYDPKRVLSRLEEYGRQILEDIKSGKNPHFDIPMRGLSNVYFDEKRRVIRMGDKLSRRYFLNVAHARKFMQTLLIMAYVKRLVSENKHASLREAYYANKHTIPGTRENTFEDQSESDPIIEDLERMMGVLREEMHLTADRRGYIYGDIVIRDGEDEFNASRLGSGGWAVPGTVEHIQFPEINVDYALVVETAAMADRLIEEKFPKKENALIIATQGQASRGVRRLIHRLHYEEGVPIIVFTDGDPYGWYIYSTIKQGSINLAYLSDKLATPEAKFVGMTMDDIKRYGLENVTEKLKGIPPNKKGGPTGDYKRIIEEMNYPWFQNKEWQRQLKMALKMGVRIEQQALANKSLEFVAKEYLPGKINNGELLP; encoded by the coding sequence ATGCCTAAACGCAAAGCGATCCACCGCGAGAAGCCGAAGGAGAAGTTCTCCTACGACCCAAAAAGGGTACTCAGCAGGCTTGAGGAGTACGGGAGGCAGATTCTTGAGGACATAAAGAGCGGGAAGAACCCCCACTTTGACATACCCATGCGCGGGCTCAGCAACGTCTACTTCGATGAAAAGAGGCGCGTCATCAGGATGGGCGACAAGCTGTCCAGGAGGTACTTCCTCAACGTGGCCCACGCCAGAAAGTTCATGCAAACCCTGCTCATAATGGCCTACGTGAAGCGTCTCGTGAGTGAGAACAAGCACGCCAGCCTTCGTGAAGCTTACTACGCCAACAAGCACACCATTCCAGGAACGAGGGAGAACACTTTCGAGGATCAGAGCGAGAGCGACCCGATTATAGAGGACCTCGAGAGGATGATGGGGGTTCTTCGTGAGGAGATGCACCTCACCGCCGACAGGCGCGGCTACATCTACGGCGACATAGTCATCCGCGATGGGGAAGACGAGTTCAACGCCTCAAGGCTGGGAAGCGGCGGCTGGGCCGTCCCCGGAACGGTGGAGCACATCCAGTTCCCGGAGATAAACGTTGACTACGCCCTCGTCGTCGAGACTGCAGCTATGGCCGACCGTCTGATTGAGGAAAAGTTCCCCAAGAAGGAGAACGCTTTGATCATAGCGACGCAGGGACAGGCCTCCCGCGGCGTTAGAAGGCTTATCCACAGGCTCCACTACGAGGAAGGCGTACCGATCATAGTCTTCACCGACGGTGACCCATACGGTTGGTATATCTACTCGACAATAAAGCAGGGTTCGATTAACCTCGCTTACCTCAGCGACAAGCTGGCAACGCCCGAGGCGAAGTTCGTCGGCATGACCATGGACGACATAAAGCGCTACGGTCTGGAGAACGTCACCGAAAAGCTCAAGGGAATCCCACCCAACAAGAAGGGTGGCCCGACGGGGGATTACAAGCGTATCATTGAAGAGATGAACTACCCCTGGTTCCAGAACAAAGAGTGGCAGAGGCAGCTCAAGATGGCCCTCAAAATGGGGGTCAGGATTGAGCAACAGGCTTTGGCCAACAAGAGCCTTGAGTTCGTCGCCAAGGAGTACCTCCCAGGAAAAATAAACAACGGTGAGCTGCTGCCATGA
- a CDS encoding DUF530 family protein, with amino-acid sequence MTTTEELVAQVNKILDDIGIDMDGLFETFDIPSISLRLKENLSLLQELEEDLSKRVGEATPSADFSDRKNRDPHIQWIYKKKRNRILALERLRSAITAHKMALALISANYTFFLGKKLITIKELTRENAENVKAVSNPIQLGRVEVLPYLAYSGDVLRLLSRESIAVRESFKLIKGKLREKGTVRTRGLRIEVEYWENNRLKKARLDLPTDADIEAELRQRYGRRFRWRVLSFVKTKGVLINNHYTVDNLALAYSILDPEDGAKKLGLDLFRYYFLTSENDRESLGLYPDIRLCIDCHYSIFDLPFQDEPGFKTGHGSMLLMRKCEMEKALVGRRKDIANIPNHLLGGVLLYGMSDYSENRVAELLGIPEDELVEAIKKFVISGLHKTLFADTKKFEKFMPKSDRAKQFLALLQG; translated from the coding sequence ATGACGACGACCGAGGAGCTCGTCGCGCAGGTCAACAAGATACTGGATGATATTGGGATAGACATGGACGGGTTATTTGAGACCTTCGACATCCCGTCCATCTCCCTCCGCCTTAAGGAAAACCTCTCGCTCCTCCAGGAGCTTGAGGAAGACCTCTCAAAGCGCGTCGGTGAGGCCACACCCTCGGCTGATTTCTCGGACAGGAAGAACCGCGACCCCCACATCCAGTGGATATACAAGAAGAAGCGCAACAGGATCCTCGCTTTGGAGCGCCTCCGCTCGGCTATAACCGCCCACAAAATGGCCTTGGCATTGATCTCCGCCAACTACACCTTCTTCCTCGGCAAGAAACTGATAACCATCAAAGAGCTAACCAGGGAGAACGCAGAGAACGTAAAAGCGGTTTCAAACCCCATCCAGCTCGGCAGGGTTGAGGTTCTGCCCTATTTGGCCTACTCCGGCGACGTTCTCAGGCTGCTCTCAAGGGAGAGCATAGCCGTGAGGGAGTCGTTCAAGCTTATAAAAGGAAAGCTCCGCGAGAAGGGGACGGTCAGGACGCGCGGGCTCAGGATAGAGGTCGAGTACTGGGAGAACAACAGGCTCAAGAAGGCGAGGCTCGACCTTCCCACTGATGCCGACATAGAGGCCGAGCTCAGGCAGCGCTACGGAAGGAGGTTCAGGTGGAGGGTTCTCAGCTTCGTCAAAACGAAGGGAGTGCTAATAAACAACCACTACACCGTGGACAACCTCGCGCTCGCCTACTCAATCCTCGACCCAGAGGACGGGGCCAAAAAGCTTGGCCTCGACCTGTTCCGCTACTACTTCCTTACCTCAGAGAACGACAGGGAGAGCCTCGGCCTCTACCCGGACATAAGGCTCTGCATAGACTGCCACTACTCCATCTTTGACCTGCCCTTCCAGGACGAGCCCGGCTTCAAAACCGGCCACGGGAGCATGCTCCTCATGAGGAAGTGTGAGATGGAGAAGGCCCTCGTCGGGAGGAGGAAGGATATAGCCAACATCCCGAACCACCTGCTTGGCGGCGTGCTCCTCTACGGGATGAGCGATTACAGTGAGAACAGGGTGGCGGAGCTCCTTGGAATCCCCGAGGACGAACTCGTTGAGGCCATAAAGAAGTTCGTGATTTCGGGCCTGCACAAGACCCTCTTCGCGGACACGAAGAAGTTCGAGAAGTTCATGCCGAAGAGCGACAGGGCAAAGCAGTTCCTGGCCCTCCTCCAGGGGTGA
- a CDS encoding DUF1699 family protein, giving the protein MRAEIKARNNEELIRKLRESLSDEVTEVYINLRPTKEILVRILERAPNVRKISCPPSLYPKVSKKVIAALAQMGIELVPEGYPRGRPRKYDERTVRQVRELLRKGVPAKEISSRMGIPLRTVYYMIEQVEKRG; this is encoded by the coding sequence ATGAGGGCGGAGATAAAAGCGAGGAACAACGAGGAGCTTATCAGAAAGCTTCGCGAGAGCCTCAGCGATGAGGTCACAGAGGTTTACATCAACCTCCGCCCGACGAAGGAGATACTCGTCAGGATACTCGAGCGCGCCCCGAACGTGAGGAAGATATCCTGCCCGCCGAGCCTCTACCCCAAGGTCTCGAAGAAGGTGATAGCTGCCCTCGCCCAGATGGGCATCGAGCTCGTCCCCGAGGGCTACCCGAGGGGCAGGCCGAGGAAATACGACGAGAGAACCGTCAGGCAGGTAAGGGAGCTCCTCAGGAAGGGCGTCCCTGCGAAGGAGATAAGCTCCCGCATGGGAATTCCTCTCAGGACCGTCTACTACATGATCGAGCAGGTCGAAAAGAGGGGATAG
- a CDS encoding McrB family protein yields the protein MIRPVPVKTSMYLINRFLDAEYGDFGFVIEDMKLFPNGKYIAVLVRLDDDSRFIHVFGTGGQPVGGWEKGLPVPCADEAIMLPGEEKLAVFTKCGTGEVRIYPVQSADPESEVLPVNFTRLPFYVSFTPRERLVVFCDYKVEYFAPGEVEVIKIPTPQDGFAYIHSVKDTDDSLYLLYTFRKNQRQRLELAKIPLPMFPYYSSLEFWDGIEVISKSSIVPRGGRQIGDIWLKDGSVMATLGTKGGNEVHIVGSAGAKTVLLPGELVFLSFTSRGLFVITGVYGGNLRAGFISFDVLNTSKKIGAEDFQGEVVLGRYVPGVVDPKFAGISRDGETLYFGRSGGKSSGGTFYYFLRREVDYLYLLEAPKVQSGDLEPEGTASEAHGGGHQKEGLDENLGETVLISLLRRFKQVIIYGPPGTGKTHLALKTAKNAEFVTFHQSYSYEDFVEGFRPIEKEEKVVYTVSDGVFKRLAVRAIYDSLPDGFRRRGENMEYEDMKMAVQEFLKKRRAGDKTPIVPRREFYIVIDEINRGNISRILGELITLLDPDKRLGAPTEVIVTLPYSRELFALPPNLYIIATMNSADRSIALLDIALRRRFAFVELSPDPEKLRDVNVDGINLEHLLTRINSIIEQEKGKDYTLGHGYFLDIPSADDPRQALYMVFYHKVLPLFQEYFYGNWEHLRSLYPGFEFIDERGRIIWMDLDEFIDALRRLVGSE from the coding sequence ATGATCAGGCCCGTGCCGGTGAAAACCTCAATGTATTTGATAAACAGGTTCCTAGACGCGGAGTATGGCGATTTTGGATTCGTCATTGAGGATATGAAGCTGTTCCCCAACGGAAAGTATATTGCGGTTCTGGTAAGGCTGGATGACGACTCAAGGTTCATCCACGTTTTTGGGACGGGGGGACAGCCAGTTGGGGGATGGGAAAAGGGACTCCCTGTACCCTGTGCTGATGAGGCGATAATGCTCCCCGGTGAGGAAAAACTTGCCGTCTTTACGAAATGCGGGACGGGTGAGGTCAGAATATACCCAGTTCAGTCAGCCGATCCGGAATCTGAGGTGTTACCAGTAAATTTTACCAGACTACCCTTCTACGTCAGCTTCACCCCTCGCGAGAGGTTGGTGGTGTTCTGTGATTACAAGGTTGAGTACTTTGCGCCCGGGGAGGTTGAGGTTATTAAGATTCCAACGCCGCAGGACGGGTTCGCTTATATCCATTCCGTGAAGGACACTGACGACTCGCTTTACCTGCTTTACACATTTCGAAAGAATCAAAGGCAGCGCCTGGAGCTGGCGAAGATCCCCCTCCCGATGTTTCCGTACTATTCTTCGCTGGAATTCTGGGACGGCATTGAGGTCATCTCGAAGTCCAGTATAGTGCCTAGGGGAGGGCGACAGATAGGCGACATATGGTTGAAAGACGGCTCCGTTATGGCCACCCTCGGCACCAAGGGGGGGAACGAGGTTCACATTGTGGGTTCCGCAGGGGCAAAAACGGTACTGTTGCCTGGGGAGCTGGTATTCCTTTCGTTCACTTCCAGGGGACTTTTTGTCATAACCGGTGTTTACGGGGGAAACCTGAGGGCAGGGTTCATATCCTTTGATGTCCTCAACACATCCAAAAAGATAGGGGCGGAAGATTTCCAGGGAGAGGTGGTTCTGGGAAGGTACGTGCCCGGTGTCGTTGATCCTAAGTTCGCGGGGATTTCCAGGGACGGTGAGACGCTTTACTTCGGAAGGAGCGGGGGTAAAAGCTCGGGCGGGACCTTTTATTACTTCCTCCGCAGGGAGGTTGACTACCTGTATCTCCTTGAGGCGCCAAAGGTGCAGAGCGGCGATTTAGAGCCTGAGGGCACCGCTTCCGAAGCACATGGTGGGGGACACCAGAAAGAGGGTCTGGATGAGAATCTTGGAGAGACGGTCCTGATTTCCCTGCTCAGGAGATTCAAACAGGTCATCATATACGGGCCACCCGGCACGGGTAAGACGCATCTGGCACTAAAAACTGCCAAGAACGCGGAGTTTGTCACGTTCCACCAGTCGTACAGCTATGAGGATTTCGTGGAGGGGTTCAGGCCCATTGAAAAGGAGGAAAAAGTCGTATACACAGTCTCCGATGGCGTGTTTAAGCGCCTCGCCGTGAGGGCAATATACGATTCCCTGCCGGATGGATTCCGAAGACGTGGAGAGAACATGGAGTACGAAGACATGAAGATGGCCGTCCAGGAATTCCTGAAAAAGAGACGGGCAGGGGATAAAACCCCCATTGTTCCCAGGAGGGAGTTCTACATAGTAATCGATGAGATCAACCGTGGCAATATAAGCAGAATCCTGGGAGAGCTGATAACCCTTCTTGACCCGGATAAGAGGCTGGGTGCCCCTACAGAGGTCATAGTGACCCTTCCCTACTCACGGGAGCTTTTCGCACTGCCCCCAAACCTGTACATCATTGCCACCATGAACTCGGCCGATAGGAGCATAGCCCTGCTCGATATTGCACTCAGGAGGAGATTCGCATTCGTGGAACTTTCTCCGGATCCAGAGAAGCTCAGAGACGTGAACGTTGATGGCATAAACTTGGAACACCTCCTGACGAGGATAAACTCAATCATCGAGCAGGAGAAGGGTAAAGACTACACCCTAGGGCACGGTTACTTTCTCGATATACCCTCCGCAGACGATCCAAGGCAGGCACTCTACATGGTCTTCTACCACAAGGTGCTGCCCCTCTTCCAAGAGTACTTCTACGGGAACTGGGAGCATCTTAGATCCCTTTATCCGGGCTTCGAGTTCATAGACGAGAGGGGCAGAATAATCTGGATGGACCTCGATGAGTTCATAGATGCCCTCCGCAGGCTGGTGGGGTCCGAATGA
- a CDS encoding 5-methylcytosine restriction system specificity protein McrC codes for MRAVTIYEFQRKYLQSLHAEGINVSPSELQRFFESINSIYGREGDVLSLRYDVSRGDYYIQAHGSVGFAYYLRDEPFMIQVLPKPYRNDPDHRRSMKFFLSLLNLSGNLGMSQRDIERAVSAYRGEDELIHEMFFYLYTSQLGRKIFHGMYREYSEVEENSKTIRGRVLLSRLIRKTPGSLDIPIRHTVLGIDNPLNRVLKAALEVVAENSSWEGVRREASALLEYFREVGRLKDDDPGRVSFNSLNERFRPVYTLAMIVLEGFGRGQQRGLVQHGIFMDMAHLFETLVYHTIRRVLQGEATVYRDYRLPHIVEGAQKVEAKLGAVFTFGPPLPDILVATDYGKCVIEVKYRSLLVKMMGQWRRKLVRTSEELYQIYSYSRLAGGSAAVVYPRLEGVYNYWIPDMFGPEENILSFFDGTPFGLFGYELSRVGREVFITRNGVVLREGVARNLREHLLSLCMGK; via the coding sequence ATGAGGGCCGTGACCATCTACGAGTTCCAGAGAAAGTATCTTCAGAGCCTTCACGCGGAGGGGATAAACGTATCCCCCTCCGAGCTCCAGAGGTTTTTTGAGTCCATAAACAGCATTTATGGCCGCGAGGGTGATGTCCTGAGCCTGAGATACGACGTCAGCAGGGGCGACTATTACATCCAGGCACATGGCAGCGTGGGTTTCGCATACTATCTCAGAGACGAGCCGTTCATGATACAGGTTCTTCCAAAGCCGTACAGAAACGACCCGGATCACAGGCGTTCCATGAAGTTCTTTCTCAGCCTTCTGAACCTGAGCGGCAACCTGGGCATGAGCCAACGCGATATAGAGCGCGCGGTCTCGGCATACAGGGGAGAGGACGAGCTGATCCATGAGATGTTCTTTTATCTCTACACTTCCCAACTTGGGCGGAAAATATTCCACGGGATGTATCGGGAGTACAGCGAGGTGGAAGAGAACTCCAAGACCATTCGGGGGAGGGTTCTCCTCTCACGGTTGATACGAAAGACACCGGGAAGTCTGGATATTCCAATTAGGCACACGGTTCTGGGGATTGATAACCCCCTAAACAGGGTGCTGAAAGCCGCACTTGAGGTGGTGGCTGAGAACTCGAGCTGGGAAGGGGTTAGAAGGGAAGCCAGTGCCCTTCTGGAATACTTTAGGGAAGTTGGCAGGCTTAAGGACGATGACCCGGGCAGGGTGTCTTTTAATTCCCTCAATGAAAGGTTCAGGCCCGTGTACACCCTTGCGATGATAGTTCTCGAAGGTTTCGGCAGGGGACAACAGAGGGGCCTCGTTCAGCACGGGATTTTTATGGATATGGCACACCTCTTCGAAACCCTTGTCTATCACACAATAAGAAGGGTCCTCCAAGGGGAGGCCACGGTGTACCGAGACTACAGGCTCCCCCACATCGTCGAGGGCGCTCAAAAAGTGGAAGCAAAACTGGGTGCCGTCTTTACCTTTGGCCCACCTCTCCCCGACATACTGGTTGCGACGGACTACGGAAAGTGCGTGATCGAGGTTAAGTACCGCAGCCTACTCGTGAAAATGATGGGGCAGTGGAGGAGAAAACTGGTGAGAACAAGCGAGGAGCTCTACCAGATATATTCATATTCCCGCCTTGCAGGTGGCAGTGCCGCCGTCGTGTACCCCCGCCTTGAGGGAGTCTACAATTACTGGATCCCTGACATGTTCGGGCCGGAGGAGAACATTCTCAGTTTCTTTGATGGGACTCCGTTCGGTCTTTTCGGATACGAGCTGTCCAGGGTGGGAAGGGAGGTCTTCATCACCAGGAATGGAGTCGTTCTCAGGGAGGGTGTTGCCAGGAACCTGCGGGAACATCTACTGTCCCTGTGTATGGGCAAATGA
- a CDS encoding GTP cyclohydrolase IV, whose protein sequence is MPIFETQEETPKIRERLHRVGITNLRTVAKINWKGKVYTFLPIFEITIDVPEEKKGIHMSRLVESITEAMSEAVEEEVLEAHTSLEELGKCIIKRLEGKHPHKRAEVWIKTQLVIPRETPASKRLSYEPYDVEVGVIKNYDGSFEKVLRVKVIGNTACPHAMANNNGKTHIQRAVGELEVRAPFNEEIPLEDMIDVVESSFSHPTYTLLKTVDENAVVQGMHANPKFVEDVAREVFSKAKERFKGKIHVRVISNESIHKHDVIAETWS, encoded by the coding sequence ATGCCCATATTCGAGACCCAGGAGGAGACCCCGAAAATCAGGGAGCGCCTCCACCGCGTCGGGATAACCAACCTCAGAACGGTCGCCAAGATAAACTGGAAGGGGAAGGTCTACACCTTCCTGCCCATCTTTGAGATAACTATCGACGTCCCCGAGGAGAAGAAGGGAATCCACATGAGCAGGCTCGTGGAGAGCATAACGGAGGCCATGAGCGAGGCCGTTGAAGAGGAGGTCCTAGAGGCCCACACCTCTCTTGAAGAGCTTGGAAAGTGCATAATCAAGCGCCTCGAGGGAAAGCACCCGCACAAAAGGGCAGAGGTCTGGATAAAGACCCAGCTCGTAATACCGCGCGAGACTCCTGCGAGCAAGAGGCTCTCTTATGAACCATACGACGTCGAGGTTGGTGTCATAAAGAACTACGACGGCTCCTTCGAGAAGGTCCTTCGCGTCAAGGTCATCGGAAACACCGCCTGCCCACACGCGATGGCCAACAACAACGGGAAGACCCACATCCAGCGCGCCGTTGGGGAGCTGGAAGTTAGGGCTCCCTTCAACGAGGAGATACCGCTCGAGGACATGATAGACGTCGTTGAAAGCTCCTTCAGCCACCCGACCTACACCCTGCTCAAGACCGTCGACGAGAACGCCGTCGTTCAGGGCATGCACGCCAACCCCAAGTTCGTCGAGGACGTGGCCAGGGAGGTGTTCTCCAAGGCCAAGGAGCGCTTCAAAGGCAAAATCCACGTGCGCGTAATCAGCAACGAGAGCATCCACAAGCACGATGTGATAGCGGAGACCTGGAGCTGA
- a CDS encoding HD domain-containing protein — MKLVHDPIHGHIELDDFAVRLVDTPEFQRLRRITQLGLVYLAYPSARHTRFEHSLGAFHLARRIREHNPDIEEGAVYAALLHDLGHYPFSHTLEALYPRHEEGTRWIIKNGEVGDVIRERYSLREFFELLKHPLVSGDIDADRMDYLVRDAYYTGIAFGLVDLDRLIRNLRWDGEKLVVGEKGTMAAQNLLLARSMMYPAVYQHHTSKIAGAMLVKAVELEGISYEEIRTMDEIDLVSRLRTSKKPEVRELMKAIDSRKLYKRVVYTNEDPGADAVSELKRELEAEFSHLAIVDYSPKPKFEERNAFVETEEGLKRLSDVSPLVRSLVELKDTHWHWGVYAREDVRERVLRAVNKLLS; from the coding sequence ATGAAGCTCGTCCACGACCCCATACACGGCCACATCGAGCTGGACGACTTCGCGGTTAGGCTGGTGGATACGCCGGAGTTTCAGAGACTGAGGAGGATAACCCAGCTCGGTTTGGTCTACCTCGCCTACCCCTCTGCCAGACACACCCGGTTCGAGCACTCCCTGGGGGCGTTTCACCTGGCGAGGAGGATACGCGAGCACAACCCGGATATCGAGGAGGGGGCCGTTTATGCGGCCCTGCTCCACGACCTTGGCCACTATCCATTTTCCCACACCCTTGAGGCCCTCTATCCAAGGCACGAGGAGGGCACACGCTGGATAATAAAGAATGGGGAGGTCGGGGACGTTATACGGGAGCGTTATTCCCTCCGCGAGTTCTTCGAACTCCTAAAACACCCCCTCGTCAGCGGCGACATCGATGCCGACAGGATGGACTACCTCGTGAGAGATGCGTACTACACCGGCATTGCCTTTGGCCTCGTTGACCTTGACAGGCTCATCAGAAACCTCCGCTGGGATGGAGAAAAGCTCGTCGTTGGCGAGAAGGGGACAATGGCTGCCCAGAACCTCCTCCTTGCGAGGAGCATGATGTATCCAGCCGTTTACCAGCACCACACCTCGAAGATAGCCGGCGCGATGCTCGTTAAGGCAGTAGAACTCGAGGGAATTTCCTACGAAGAAATCCGGACAATGGACGAAATCGACTTGGTCTCCAGACTTAGAACGAGCAAAAAGCCGGAGGTCAGGGAGCTGATGAAGGCGATAGACAGCAGGAAGCTCTACAAGCGCGTCGTTTACACGAACGAAGACCCCGGAGCGGATGCGGTGAGCGAACTAAAGAGGGAGCTCGAAGCGGAGTTCAGCCACCTCGCAATAGTTGATTACTCCCCAAAGCCGAAGTTCGAGGAGAGAAACGCCTTCGTGGAGACGGAAGAGGGGCTTAAGAGGCTCAGCGATGTTTCACCGCTCGTCCGTTCGCTGGTTGAACTCAAGGACACCCACTGGCACTGGGGAGTTTACGCCAGAGAGGACGTGAGGGAGAGAGTATTGCGGGCAGTGAACAAGCTGTTATCTTGA